From the Ctenopharyngodon idella isolate HZGC_01 chromosome 3, HZGC01, whole genome shotgun sequence genome, one window contains:
- the selenow2b gene encoding selenoprotein W, 2b, producing the protein MVVKIKVEYCGGUGYAPRFHELKRDINAKFPDAEVSGFVGRRGSFEIKINEHLVFSKLEMGGFPYDEDIMEAIVKAKDGKPEKITRNRKECIIL; encoded by the exons ATGGTGGTGAAGATTAAAGTAGAATACTG CGGCGGATGAGGCTACGCGCCTCGCTTCCATGAGCTGAAGCGAGACATCAACGCGAAGTTTCCTGATGCGGAGGTGTCTGGCTTCGTGGGCAGGAGAG GAAGTTTTGAGATAAAGATCAATGAACATCTGGTCTTCTCAAAGTTAGAAATGGGTGGTTTCCCTTATGATGAGGAT ATTATGGAGGCCATTGTTAAGGCTAAGGATGGAAAGCCAGAAAAGATCACCAGAAACCGCAAAGAGTGCATCATCCTCTAA
- the selenow2a gene encoding selenoprotein W, 2a, which translates to MVVQIKVEYCGGUGYEPRFQELKQVVTAEFTDADVSGFVGRQGSFEIEINGKLIFSKLETSGFPYEDDIMDAIQRAYDGQPVEKITKSQPPCVIL; encoded by the exons ATGGTTGTGCAAATAAAAGTCGAATACTG TGGTGGATGAGGGTACGAGCCCCGCTTTCAGGAGCTCAAGCAGGTCGTCACTGCTGAGTTCACTGATGCGGATGTGAGTGGCTTCGTTGGCCGCCAAG GGAGCTTTGAGATCGAGATCAATGGAAAACTGATTTTCTCAAAGCTGGAAACCAGTGGCTTCCCCTATGAGGATGAT ATTATGGATGCTATCCAAAGAGCCTACGATGGCCAGCCGGTGGAGAAGATCACCAAGAGCCAGCCTCCTTGTGTCATCCTCTAA